GATTTGAGCACCGCTTATTTCTTCTCTCGTCGGGCTGTCAAAATTCTTGACGTGACCGCGTCATCGTTTCGTTTCGTTTCGTTAGGCGCACCAATGCGCACTGTCTATTTTATTTTACGCCTGTGGTTATCCAGGACAAGTTTGGCACCTTCCCTTTTCACAAAATAAATTCTCGGTTGGTCTccctccctttttttacgtcaaaaaaaaaaaaaaagaaaactgaaattgaaatttttgtTTTTATACTCCTTGGAAGGATAAGTCTTTTGATATATTTCACACTTCTTGTGTGGATGATTCTCATCAGTTATTTTTCCTTTATATACTGGATTATCCATGAGAGATTCTAAAAGGACAGCAGGCTCATGTTAGAGAATTATGAGATTACAAAAAGAGAAGGCCTTTTAGACTTACTTAAATCAATACCGTTGCGCTATTGTAGAGTAACCATTTACAATTTCTTGATCAATGATCAACATGATGTTGCACCACGTCAAGATGGATCAGTCCTCTATCGATGATGATGTGCATGCGTGCATCTACGAAGAAAGAACGTACAAAATGCGAAACAACTTAATATAACTTGCCTAcgagagtttttttttaaataaaaaaaagcttctcataattaaataataattacgACAATTAGCAAGTAGTTTACCTTTCAAAACAGAGAGAAATAAATGCAAACTTTAACGGCTAACTCCAGAAGCCTATCATAATCCCAGATAAAAAATCTATATTGGCTTGCCAACGTCGATGCTTAATTTGGTGGTCCTCCACTTCATCACATGCTTTTGGGAGCGCATGACCGTCTCCTTTCTATGACAACCGCTAATCAAAAGCATGAGGTTTACCTGAGGAAATATATGGCTCATATTAAGCACAAGTGGCTTCTCATAGGCTACTAGGCTTGCATTGGCTTCTAAAAGTCAtgagcttctctctttctcctaaCGTACAATGAAAGACACTCTTTGCTTTGTGAAGTCTGATATAAAGGAAGAGCAATTACAAACTTTTCCAGCTATCACCAGGAGGACAATTTCTTAGGTTGATATAATTGTGACGACAATGGCAGGCATGCTGAGTACTTTGTGTCTTATAAGAAAACAGAATCTTGTAAACCGGCTTATCCCAATGGTTACATCCATTGGTTTAAAAATCACAGATTCTAAGCTCTGAGTCTTGGATGATGTATTCCCACGAAATTGTCATGTAGTTGGATCTCTCTGCATGGAGCGATCTCCCTCTTTTAccgaaaaaagaaataaaggacAACATCGACCAGCCAACAGCTCTCTTTTTCTTCAATCCATTTAGAACTCAGTTTCCACAAGGTCTTACTTTTACATTAATTTGCCACTCAACATGTGAGAGATCAATTTTAAACTAAATCCAAACAATTGTTGGGTTTGGGCTGTACCGGTCGTACCTGGAGTTCGCATAATGGTGAAGTCTAAGTTCCTAATGAGGCTATACTCAAATGTTTTTAACTAACTCAGAGGTtatacttaaaaattttaaatactttgTACAGAGTTCGATTAGGTCCAATTGGATTGAGTATAGATCTCATATATAAGTTAGGAGTTTCTTCCCACCATGCCTCCAATATGCATGACTCCTTACTTATCCTTGATCTTCTCTAGGTGAAAGCAGAGTAGTTGGATGGATTTCATCATCTGATAATGTCAGGAGAATCATTAAACAGCTTGGAAGCATATTTTTCTAAAGGGATTGAGGAGCAAGCTGCACGAGCCTTGGACTCCATTTTACATACCATTATATAATTCGGCAACTTATTTCATAAAAATTGAAGATTGTGTCTAGAAGATAATTGGAGACAGTGGCATGACAACCAATTGTTAGTGGAGAATTCACCGCCACCCTCTGCTTCTATTTGGTTATATAAATCAAGAGATTGTGACAACATGTAGTTTAGTACTTGTTGCTACAAATCTCTGGTCTGAGGTGTGCGGTGATGGCCAGACTCCTTCCAACTTGGTGGTCGATCTCTATCTGAGGACTGAGATTTTTTGAGAAATCTACAAAGAAAATCCAATTTCATTGGAGATCCTTCAATGGGGGACCCTTTGATGGTTAAGTCTGTCGGAGTTTGAGAACGATAGAGGAAAGAGTATGATACTGAGTTTGATTTATTCTCTAGAGCAAACTTTATCTGAGAGTTTCCTGTTGACAAACAGAAGTATAAacagaagaagaatagaaaagagggtgaagacgaagatttcagaggaagaagggatacttctctaggaccaaatgggccttttttattaattttcatgggctcaatttaggaattatacaaatatattttcttctaattagacgattgcattcctaatcagagggattcaatttaggaattatacaaatatatttccctctaattagatgattgcattcctaatcagagggatctacagctcatttcaacactTCCCCTCAAGATAGGTTATAGATATCATAAAGACCCATCTTGTCACGAATAAATGAAAAAGAAGGCACACTAAGACCTTTGGTCAAAATGTCTGCTAGTTGACTAGCAGATCGCACATAAGGCATACAAATGATTCTGGCATCAAGCTTTTCCTTGATAAAATGTCGATCGATCTCGATGTGCTTCGTCTGATCATGCTGTActggattattagcaatattgattGCTGCCTTGTTGTCACAATATAGCATAAGGGGCGATGACTGATAAAGGCCTAGATCCAATAACAAGATCCGCAACCATAAAATTTCGCACATGCCATGTGCCATAGCTCGATACTCTGCTTCAGCAGTAGATCGAGCAACTACATTCTGTTTCTTGCTTCGCCAAGTGACTAGATTACCTCCAACAAAAGTACAGTAACCTGAGGTAGAGCGACGATCATCAAGTGATCCAGTCCAATCAGCATCTGTATAACACTCCACCCATAGGTTGCCATGATTAGAATAAAGTAAACCACGACCAAGACAGCTTTTGAGGTAACGAAGTATCCGTGTCATAGCATCCATATGAACTGAACGTGGATCATGCATAAACTGATTTACCACACTAACGGCGAATGCAATATCAGGCCGTGTATGAGATAGATAAATCAAACGTCCTACCAATCGTTGATAACGTTCTCGATCAATAGGGACACCGGTATCAGCTACTAGTCGATGATTTTGTTCAATAGGAGTAGCAATAGGTCGACATCCCAACATACCGACTTCTGTAAGaagatctagaatatattttctttgggagaaaaattttttttttgaagaacgaGCAACTTCTATCCCAAGAAAATATCGAAGATGTCCAAGATCCTTCACCTCAAATGCCTGTGCCAGCTGAGCCTTCAAATGAGCTATCTCCTCAGAATCATCTCCTGTGaccacaatatcatcaacatagacaatCAAAACAGCAATCTTACCATTGTTGTGCCGAAAGAAGAGTGTGTGATCTGCATTGCTCTGTTTATACCCCATCTGAATGATTGCTTGCCGGAAGCGATCGAACCAAGCACGAGGTGACTGCTTTAAACCATAAAGAGATCATCGTAACTGGCATACTTTGCCCACTATTTGAGCAGTAGCAAATCCTGGAGGAACATCCATATATACTTCCTcctgaagttctccatgaagaaaagcATTCTTTACATCGAGTTGGAACAGATCCCATCCGaaattagcagcacatgatataagagttctaacagagttcatttttgcaacatgtgcaaaagtttcatcatagtcgatGCCATAAGTCTGTGTATATCCTTTTGCTACCAAGCGAGCTTTGTACCGTTCAACAGTACCCTCAGGTGTCTGTTTAACTGTAAAAATTCATTTGCATCCCACAATTTGTTTACCAGCAGGCAAAGGTACAAGTttccatgtattatttttttctagtgcTTGCATTTTTTCAAGCATGGCGGCTTTCCACTTGAGATTTTTCTTAGCAACCTTCCAGTTCTCGGGTATGGAGACAGAGGACAAAGAAGCTATAAAACTCtgataagatggagagagagactcaTAGGATATAAAGTTAGTGATGTCATGTTTGTATCCTACTCCATCCTTAAGTCGAGTAGGAATACCAGCATGACGAGTAGGTTTCCGTAAAGCAATAGGAACATTTAGATCATCATTATCTAATGTAAAATGGATGGGAGGTACAGGAGAATTACCATTAGTCGTAGAAGATGAAACCGTTGGGACAGGAGAGGAAGACCTGGAGATTGGAGAATGCGTAATAGACTCTGAGAGAGGAGATGAATCAGATAAAACAAGCTGTGGGAGAGTCTCAGATGCAGTTTCAGATGCTTCTCCTTGAGTGTCAGATGCTTCTCCTTGAGTGTCAGATGCACCATTTGTACCAACATCTACAGTAACATCCACAGTAATAGGACTCCCTCCAGAAGACTCCCCTCTCGACCAGTTCCAGAGATAACGGGAGAGGAAGAGGACACAGAAGATATATAGAATGGTTCAGACTCCCGAAATGTTACATCAATGCTGATAAACATCTTCCGCTCAGTCGGACACAACATTTGTATCCTTTTTGAGTAGCTGAATATCCTACAAAAATGCACTTGAGGGAACGAGCGTCAAGCTTGCCAACCGAAGGTCGATGATCCCGAACAAAACAAACACAACCAAATACCTTGGGGGGAATTATAAAAGAATTAGTTCCTTGCAGGCATTCAAGAGGAGTCTTGTAGTCCAAAGTTCGAAGTGGCATTCGGTTAATCAGATATGCTGCAGTTAACACTGCTTCTCTCCATAAGAATTTAGGAACATTCATAGAAAAGATCAAACATCTTGTCACTTCAAGAAGgtgtctattctttctttcagcaactccattttgagcCGGTGTGTCAACACATGTTGTTTGATGTATAATTCCATTATTATGTATATACTCCTCAAATTCTTTATTAAGATATTCTGTCCCATTGTCAGAATGAAAAATCTTAAGAGTTGCTCCATATTGAGTACCAATCATTTTATGAAAATCTCTAAATGACTGAAAtacttcattcttatttttcaatagataaacccaagtgcaacgactaaaacaatcaataaaagtGACGAACCACCGATGACTAGAAATAGCGGTGGTCCCACAGggtccccatacatcagaatGAACTACCTCAAACATTGCTTTACTACGTCGGCCTGAGTTTGGATAAGTACTTCTAGTGTGTTTAGCTAGTTCACAGGCATCACATACAGCTTCTTTTTATATGTTTCAAAAACAGTTGGAAATATACGAGCTAAGAGAGTAAATGAAAGATGATCAAGCCTGCAGTGTTGGAGCAACAGATCTTTCTTTTGTGAAGATGAAACAGTCAAACTGGTTTCTGAGTAGCCTTCAGACACTCCTCCCTCCAAATAATAGAGCCCATTACGCATTATGCCAGTCCCAAGTTTCCTCCCTGTCTTTGGTTCCTGAAAGACACAATGTGTTTTGAAAAAGTTACGGCACAATCAAGATCATTTGTAATAGCACTAATGGATAGGAGATTTATAGGAAATCTTGGGACATGTAGAACAGATGATAAGGGTAATTCGGAAGTGCATTTGATAGATCCTTTTTCAGAAATAGGGGTAAAGGAGCCATCAGCAAGACGAACTTTATCACGACCAGAACAGGAATATAAGACACAAAATCTCTAAAGGATCCAGTCATATGATTGGATGCTCCAGAATCAACAACCCAGGGAGAAAAATTACTACAGTTAAGAGCATGAATTTGATCACTGATACCTATTTGGGCAAAATTACCCTGAGAACTGGCTGGTTGATTTGAAGAATCTTCTGTGGAAATGCTGCTTTCAGAAATATTTACATCAGATCTGAATTTTTCAAAAGTTACATTTCTTCAACTGATAAATCTCCCATAGAAGAAAAATGAGCCTGATTATACTGACCTCGGCCTCTACCAAAACGACCACCTCCACGACCACGGCCTCTATTTGGACGACCATGTAGCTCATAGCAGTAAGCTTTGATGTGGCCCGGCTTATGACAGTGGTCACAAATTTTAACCCCACGAGGTCGAGGCTGAGTTTCTTGAGCAGAATTAGGAGAAGATCTTCCAAGAGTATTAGGCTGTACCACAAGTGCAGATCGTATAGCTGTGTTCGTAGAAGAAGACATAGTGGTTAAtcgagtttcttcactaagaaccaATGAAATTGTTTCATCAAGAGTTGGCCACTTCTGTGTACTAAGAATAGAAGAGCGTCGATACTCAAACTCTGGGTTTGGTCCATCCAAAAAATCCACAAGTCGCTGTCGCTCTATCCATTTGCGAAACACATCAACATCACCAGGATGAGTAGGGGTAAAGggactataaaaatcaaaatcgttCCACAACCTTTTTAATTCTCCAATATACTCTGTTACAGATCGGGAACCCTGAT
The DNA window shown above is from Elaeis guineensis isolate ETL-2024a chromosome 8, EG11, whole genome shotgun sequence and carries:
- the LOC140851230 gene encoding uncharacterized protein; translated protein: MEDLEKLMVRMMESRISGSEFSKITLETNPVKLDGPGTYLSWTRHVRLILDSHNLEGFISGTAKRPEGDGIAVRQWNSNNSRVVAWLLASMVPSIAHTVEALTNAYELWQAGATTYSYKGNNMHAHEIQRELRGLNQGSRSVTEYIGELKRLWNDFDFYSPFTPTHPGDVDVFRKWIERQRLVDFLDGPNPEFEYRRSSILSTQKWPTLDETISLVLSEETRLTTMSSSTNTAIRSALVVQPNTLGRSSPNSAQETQPRPRGVKICDHCHKPGHIKAYCYELHGRPNRGRGRGGGRFGRGRAFPQKILQINQPVLREPKTGRKLGTGIMRNGLYYLEGGVSEGYSETSLTVSSSQKKDLLLQHCRLDHLSFTLLARIFPTVFETYKKKLYLVVFVLFGIIDLRLASLTLVPSNVGTNGASDTQGEASDTQGEASETASETLPQLVLSDSSPLSESITHSPISRSSSPVPTVSSSTTNGNSPVPPIHFTLDNDDLNVPIALRKPTRHAVKQTPEGTVERYKARLSPRAWFDRFRQAIIQMGYKQSNADHTLFFRHNNGKIAVLIVYVDDIVVTGDDSEEIAHLKAQLAQAFEVKDLGHLRYFLGIEVALHMDAMTRILRYLKSCLGRGLLYSNHGNLWVECYTDADWTGSLDDRRSTSGYCTFVGGNLVTWRSKKQNVVARSTAEAEYRAMAHGMCEILWLRILLLDLGLYQSSPLMLYCDNKAAINIANNPVQHDQTKHIEIDRHFIKEKLDARIICMPYVRSASQLADILTKGKERGTVNGGWHVESAASAAAHPVERAEIAALVEEMEIVTDDGGYARKALNAPPVAPPVVVVFWFAVVRDF